In one window of Hevea brasiliensis isolate MT/VB/25A 57/8 chromosome 10, ASM3005281v1, whole genome shotgun sequence DNA:
- the LOC110657421 gene encoding probable inactive receptor kinase At5g67200 produces MQMLLLLHFLLVAVAAAATPSLSQTTTYLLPPDAVSLLSFKSKADLDNKLLYTLNERFDYCEWQGVKCVQGRVVRFVLQGFSLRGTFAPNTLSRLDQLRVLSLQNNSLSGPFPDLSPLLNLKSLFLGHNSFSGSFPPSILLLHRLNVLDLSYNNLTGHIPVQLSALDRLSSLRLERNHFNGSLPPLNQSFLIFFNVSGNNLTGPIPVTSTLSKFDTSSFSLNPDLCGEIINKACTRTRSPFFDSPSSSNATSPTATLGQSAQAEGGVGVVVLSPPSPQKHKRTTAILGFAVGVSVLIVSLLCIFFVLLKKQSKQANSQEKQLAATTSATEAANSIHTNSTGDAQAFREYGEAIVNSETRGIEVQQMRRAEKSGILVFCGGNTQIYTLEQLMRASAELLGRGSIGTTYKAVLDNHLIVTVKRLDASKTAITSSVAFEGHMEAVGGLRHPNLVPIMAYFQAKGERLVIYDYQPNGSLFNLIHGSRSTRAKPLHWTSCLKIAEDVAQGLAYIHQASKLVHGNLKSSNILLGADFEACITDYCLAALADASTEDPDSTACKAPEIRKSSHRATAKTDVYAFGVLLLELLTGKHPSHHPFLAPADMLDWVRAVREDDGAEDNQLGMLTEVASVCSLTSPEQRPAMWQVLKMIHEIKESAMVEDNTAAGYS; encoded by the exons ATGCAAATGCTTCTCCTCCTTCACTTCCTCCTCGTCGCCGTTGCCGCCGCTGCAACTCCCTCCCTGTCCCAGACCACAACCTACCTCCTCCCGCCCGACGCCGTTTCTCTGCTTTCCTTCAAGTCCAAGGCCGACTTGGACAATAAGCTTCTCTATACTCTCAACGAGCGCTTCGACTACTGCGAATGGCAAGGCGTCAAGTGTGTGCAGGGCCGCGTAGTTCGCTTCGTCCTCCAAGGTTTCTCTCTCCGTGGCACCTTCGCTCCCAACACTCTCTCCCGTCTCGACCAGCTTCGAGTCCTCAGTCTTCAGAACAACTCTCTCTCCGGTCCCTTTCCCGATCTCTCCCCTCTCCTTAACTTGAAATCCCTCTTTTTGGGCCACAATTCCTTCTCTGGATCTTTTCCTCCTTCTATTTTGTTGCTTCATAGGCTCAATGTTCTTGATCTTTCTTACAATAATCTCACCGGTCACATTCCGGTTCAGTTGTCTGCTCTCGACCGGCTTAGTTCTCTTCGGTTAGAGCGGAATCACTTCAATGGTTCGCTCCCGCCATTGAACCagtcttttctcatttttttcaatGTTTCCGGGAATAATCTCACGGGGCCAATTCCTGTCACTTCTACTCTTTCCAAGTTTGATACGTCGTCGTTTTCCCTCAACCCGGATCTCTGTGGTGAGATTATCAACAAGGCATGTACTAGGACGCGCTCTCCGTTTTTTGATTCTCCGTCATCATCCAATGCCACCTCGCCGACGGCAACTCTGGGCCAGAGCGCGCAGGCGGAAGGCGGTGTTGGAGTGGTGGTTTTATCTCCGCCATCGCCGCAGAAGCACAAGAGAACTACTGCTATTTTGGGTTTTGCTGTTGGTGTTTCGGTGTTGATAGTGTCTCTTTTATGTATCTTTTTTGTTCTGCTCAAGAAACAGAGCAAACAAGCAAATTCGCAGGAAAAACAGTTGGCGGCAACAACATCTGCAACCGAGGCTGCGAATTCGATTCATACAAACTCGACAGGGGACGCTCAAGCTTTTAGAGAATATGGCGAAGCAATAGTAAATTCGGAAACGAGAGGAATTGAAGTACAACAAATGAGAAGAGCGGAGAAGAGTGGTATTTTGGTGTTCTGTGGAGGGAACACACAGATATACACATTGGAGCAGCTTATGAGAGCTTCCGCGGAGTTGCTGGGGAGGGGTTCTATAGGGACTACGTATAAGGCTGTGCTAGATAATCACCTGATAGTGACGGTAAAGAGGCTTGATGCGAGTAAGACTGCCATTACGAGTAGTGTTGCGTTTGAAGGGCATATGGAAGCCGTGGGTGGGCTTCGCCACCCGAACTTGGTGCCGATCATGGCATACTTCCAGGCCAAGGGAGAGAGGCTcgttatatatgattatcaacCCAATGGCAGCCTCTTCAATCTCATTCACG GTTCAAGATCCACTAGAGCGAAGCCTCTTCATTGGACATCATGCTTAAAGATAGCAGAAGATGTGGCCCAGGGTCTTGCATATATCCACCAAGCATCGAAACTGGTTCATGGCAACCTGAAATCTTCCAACATTCTCCTTGGAGCTGATTTTGAGGCCTGTATCACAGACTATTGCCTTGCCGCCCTTGCAGACGCATCTACTGAAGATCCTGATTCCACAGCATGCAAAGCACCTGAGATCCGCAAGTCTAGCCATCGAGCCACTGCCAAAACTGATGTGTATGCATTTGGTGTGCTATTACTCGAGCTTTTGACTGGTAAACATCCATCACACCATCCATTCCTTGCACCCGCTGATATGTTGGACTGGGTCAGAGCAGTTAGGGAAGATGATGGTGCAGAAGATAACCAATTAGGAATGCTTACTGAAGTTGCCAGTGTTTGTAGCTTGACTTCTCCAGAACAAAGACCGGCAATGTGGCAAGTGTTGAAGATGATACATGAAATAAAGGAAAGTGCCATGGTAGAGGATAATACAGCTGCTGGATATTCATAG
- the LOC110657420 gene encoding kinesin-like protein KIN-4A, producing the protein MEASENCSVKVAVHIRPLIGHERVQGCKECVTVTPGKPQVQIGTHSFTFDRVYGNGGSPSSSMFEECVAPLVDGLFQGYNATVLAYGQTGSGKTYTMGTSFKDGSQTGLIPQVMNALFNKVETLKHQTEFQLHVSFIEILKEEVRDLLDTVSVSKSIAANGHGKVAVPGRSPIQIRESSNGVITLAGSTEVPVSTLEEMAACLEQGSLSRATGSTNMNNQSSRSHAIFTITLEQVCNLHSVSPVNDTPDEDTGEEYICAKFHLVDLAGSERAKRTGSDGLRLKEGIHINRGLLALGNVISALGDNKKRKEGVHVPYRDSKLTRLLQDSLGGNSKTFMIACISPADINAEETLNTLKYANRARNIQNKPVVNRDLMSNEVQQMRRQLKYLQAELCARGGGAPSDEVQVLKERIAWLEATNDELSRELHEYCSHCAVVEQCEIDSQEGHAYSSKSDRLKRDFQSMDSSDFQMDEALSGESSGEIDEAAKEMEHALMQITMDKELNELNRRLGQKESEMKLCEGVDTEALKQHFRKKIKELEEEKRIVQQERDRLLAEIENLAANSDGQTQKIQDIHSQKLKALEAQILDLKKKEDRQVELLKQKQRSEEAAKRLQAEIQQIKGQKVQLQHKIKQEAEQFRQWKASREKEVLQLRKEGRRNEYERHKLEALHQRQKLVLQRKTEEAAMATRRLKELLEARKSSARENSVNSNGHASSGQGNEKSLQRWIDHELEVMVNVHEVRFQYEKQRQEQTALAEELASLKQVDQLGHNAQSPHEVKNGHSRLLLMSPNARMARINSLENMLSISSNALMAMASQLSEAGERERSIIGRGHWNQLRSMGEAKNLLQYMFTTASEARCQLWDKDMEIKELKDQLNEIVTLLRQSEAQRKELEKEQKMREQAVAIALATSASGSSRSLSKHYIDDISGSLSPMSLPAPKQLKFTPGIVNGPVRESAAFLDQTRKMVPVGQFPMKKLVAAGQTGKLWRWKRSHHQWLLQFKWKWQKPWKLSEWIKHSDETIMRSRPRPQALVDII; encoded by the exons ATGGAGGCGTCGGAGAATTGTAGTGTTAAGGTTGCAGTTCATATTCGTCCGCTTATCGGCCATGAACGAGTTCAAGGTTGCAAAGAATGTGTCACTGTTACGCCTGGGAAGCCACAG GTACAAATCGGTACACATTCTTTTACATTTGACCGTGTCTATGGAAATGGAGGTTCTCCATCATCCAGCATGTTTGAAGAATGCGTTGCTCCACTTGTCGATGGGTTGTTCCAGGGATACAATGCCACTGTACTTGCATATGGTCAG ACAGGATCAGGGAAAACGTATACGATGGGTACTAGCTTCAAAGATGGTAGCCAGACTGGATTGATTCCACAAGTTATGAATGCTCTATTCAATAAGGTTGAGACATTAAAGCATCAAACAGAATTCCAGTTGCATGTGTCCTTCATAGAG ATTCTAAAAGAAGAAGTGAGAGACTTGCTGGATACTGTATCTGTGAGCAAATCAATTGCTGCTAATGGACATGGGAAAGTTGCTGTTCCTGGGAGGTCTCCAATTCAAATACGTGAATCGTCAAATGGAGTTATTACACTAGCAGGATCAACTGAAGTACCTGTTAGTACATTAGAGGAAATGGCTGCTTGCCTGGAGCAAGGATCATTAAGTAGGGCAACAGGAAGTACAAATATGAACAACCAGTCCAG TCGGTCGCATGCAATTTTCACGATCACATTAGAACAGGTGTGCAATCTGCATTCAGTTTCTCCTGTTAATGACACTCCAGATGAGGATACGGGTGAAGAGTATATCTGTGCTAAGTTCCATTTGGTAGATCTAGCTGGATCTGAACGAGCAAAAAGAACTGGTTCTGATGGTCTTCGTTTGAAAGAAG GTATTCACATTAATAGGGGGCTTCTGGCACTTGGTAACGTCATAAGTGCACTTGGGGATAACAAAAAGCGAAAAGAAGGAGTGCATGTTCCCTACCGAGACAGTAAACTGACTCGACTCTTGCAG GATTCACTAGGTGGAAACAGCAAGACTTTTATGATCG CTTGCATCAGTCCTGCTGACATCAATGCTGAGGAAACTCTCAACACTCTCAAATATGCAAATCGTGCTCGAAACATTCAGAATAAGCCTGta GTTAATAGAGACTTAATGTCCAATGAGGTGCAACAGATGCGCCGACAGCTAAAATACCTACAGGCAGAACTTTGTGCTAGGGGGGGAGGAGCTCCATCAGATGAAGTCCAG GTGCTGAAGGAAAGGATTGCTTGGCTTGAAGCTACCAATGATGAACTTTCTCGAGAACTTCATGAATACTGCAGCCATTGTGCTGTTGTAGAACAGTGTGAAATTGATTCCCAA GAAGGTCATGCCTATTCTTCAAAAAGTGACAGACTTAAGAGAGACTTTCAGAGTATGGACTCATCTGATTTTCAAATGGATGAAGCCTTATCAG GTGAAAGTTCTGGGGAAATTGATGAAGCAGCAAAAGAAATGGAGCATGCACTTATGCAAATTACCATGGATAAAGAATTGAATGAACTAAACAGACGTTTGGGGCAAAAAGAG TCCGAGATGAAACTTTGTGAAGGGGTTGACACTGAAGCTTTGAAACAACACTTTAGGAAGAAAATCAAGGAGCtcgaggaagagaaaagaattgttCAG CAAGAGCGGGATCGTTTGTTGGCTGAAATTGAGAACCTTGCTGCTAATTCTGATGGACAAACACAGAAAATACAAGATATTCATTCACAGAAACTAAAAGCACTTGAGGCACAG ATTTTAGATCTTAAAAAGAAAGAAGATAGGCAGGTTGAGCTTTTAAAGCAAAAACAAAGAAGTGAAGAAGCAGCAAAAAGGTTGCAAGCTGAAATACAGCAAATCAAGGGACAAAAG GTTCAGTTGCAGCACAAGATAAAACAAGAGGCAGAACAATTTCGACAATGGAAGGCATCGAGAGAGAAGGAAGTGCTGCAG CTTAGGAAGGAAGGCAGGAGAAATGAGTATGAGCGACATAAACTTGAAGCATTGCATCAACGACAGAAACTG GTTCTTCAAAGAAAGACAGAAGAAGCAGCAATGGCTACCAGAAGGTTAAAGGAGCTGTTGGAAGCTCGAAAGTCTTCAGCACGTGAGAATTCAG TTAATTCAAATGGACATGCATCATCTGGGCAG GGAAATGAAAAATCTTTACAAAGGTGGATTGATCATGAGCTGGAAGTCATGGTGAATGTGCATGAAGTTCGTTTTCAGTATGAGAAACAGAGACAAGA ACAAACTGCACTGGCAGAGGAATTAGCCTCGTTGAAACAAGTAGATCAGCTTGGTCATAATGCGCAAAGTCCACATGAGGTGAAGAATGGACATTCAAG ATTATTGTTGATGTCACCAAATGCAAGAATGGCAAGAATAAATTCTCTAGAGAATATGCTGAGCATATCTTCAAATGCGCTAATGGCAATGGCCTCACAACTTTCAGAGGCAGGAGAAAGGGAGCGTTCCATAATTGGTCGTGGACATTGGAACCAACTACGCTCAATGGGAGAAGCTAAGAACCTGCTCCAGTATATGTTTACTACTGCTTCAGAAGCGAG GTGCCAGCTGTGGGATAAAGATATGGAAATCAAGGAACTGAAAGACCAACTAAATGAGATTGTAACTCTTTTGCGACAAAGTGAGGCCCAGAGGAAAGAACTTGAAAAGGAGCAGAAGATGAGGGAGCAAGCTGTTGCCATTGCCTTAGCTACATCAGCTTCA GGTAGCTCACGCAGTTTGTCTAAGCACTATATCGATGATATCAGTGGTTCCTTGTCCCCAATGTCACTTCCAGCGCCAAAGCAACTGAAATTTACACCTGGGATTGTTAATGGGCCTGTCAGAGAGTCGGCGGCGTTTCTAGATCAGACACGGAAG ATGGTACCAGTTGGGCAGTTTCCAATGAAGAAACTGGTAGCTGCTGGCCAAACTGGAAAACTCTGGAGGTGGAAGAGAAGTCATCATCAGTGGTTGCTTCAGTTCAAATGGAAGTGGCAGAAGCCATGGAAGCTCTCAGAATGGATCAAACACAGTGATGAGACAATAATGAGATCAAGGCCTCGCCCACAGGCTCTTGTTGACATCATATGA